ATATCAATAAGCTATCAAAGGGAGTCCTTTAGACCCTTGCACTCTACACCAGcctcaaaaagaaaacaaaaagactttttttagcaaaagaaataaaacaaCAGTTAGAGCAACTCTAAGAGTCAACAAACATAAGCACATCAACATCAACACCATTATTTAGAGCAGGCTCATGGAAACAGAATGCAAGATTATCAagaaaaaggtaaaaaaaaCAACCTTGATGAAGGTTTCGAAAAAAAGGAGGGGCACGTCAAACAGCAGTAAAAACGCGAACATTTCTCTCCGCACCATCAAGGCAAGACCTTCAGAAAACTGAAGATAGAGAAATCTTGGAAGCAGGAGTAATCAAAAGCAGGAAAGGAAGAGGAAAGTTCTTCACAAAGAAATGAGGAAATGGAAAGGTTTTTCAGAAAtgtgaaaaaggaaaagaagaagaatggaaaGGCTTTTATAAGTGACAAATGGCAAACGGCCCCTTAACTCCTCTTTAAAACGTGCGCAGATCCCAAAGAAAAATTGTCACGCAACATTCGCTCCCCATTAAAAAGGcaacatttaaaaattttcaaaacacGTCGTGTACACGACCTCTAGAAAGGCGGGTCACCCGACGACTAAGCAGAAGTCACGAAATTGGTTGAGCCCGACCTACAGAAAGCTCAGGACTCAAGCAGgtgcactgttcataccctgtcCTATAATACAAAAGCTAGGCCCAATAAGGATGAAAGGCGCACCTAAGAGTGTGGCCTCTACTGCATACCCAACCTCTTTAAAGAGGTCGGACACAATGAAAAGGGGTAGCTTATACTTATCTAAGTAAGTAATGGCCTCCTCGATCGAATCTCTTCAACTATCTCTATCTTCCCTGAAAGATAGATCCTAACAAACTCCCAAGATAAAGGGATCGGTTATCCATCAATAAAGATAGAACTACTCCAACAAAGGTGGTTATCTACTCTACTATAAATATACTGATACCCCTCATCAGGTATAATACACATTTTAATCTACTAAAAACTTGTCTAaatcccttgctaacttaagcatcggagtctcttgcaggtatcACCTCCTACCTTCTCACGAGAAACTCACACAGGCGACACCTCGGCACTAACAAGTCAGACGCTGCCATCTAAAGAGGTCTGACCTTACGTACAGGCCTAAATAAACGTTTCAGTTAACTCTCAgaacaataaaattaattattgccACTTGACCCTCCTCTTTATGCATAGCTATAATTAATTGTAAGGATGCAAATCCTAATATATATTCTCTCTTGGATTTTTGTTCTATACTGCAATATTTTGCATACATATATGTTCTTAAAGAAATCGAcaataattcaaattttatttatagGACCTCATTATTGTTGCTGTCAATCAAGTTGTtcaacataaaattaaaaaaatgttagatAAAGGTTAGAAGCACGAAATCATGGGTTATTTCAAATTGCAATATTAAGATTTAAGATAACAATAATTTCATGCacacattattattattattattattattattattattattattattattattattattattattattattatcaagtAGTCGTTGATCCTATGTATGTGTGTGTAATATTGTCCAAAGTCAGTAATTTCTCAAATCTACTAAATTGTCATGTACTTAAATCCTTAATGAGGTGGTATCAAGGCCCTGATGAAAATTATATACCCACTTTTTTTATGTACTGTTACGGATCCGGCCCACGAATCCGGGACCCGTCATCGAGCCCGAATCCGGTTTCTCGGGCAAACCCATCTCATCTCTCTAGAAAGGCCCTGAAACCGGCCCCTAGAGTCCTAACTAACTTTTGAATTCAAAAGTTCCTCTTATCTTAGccagataagataaagataagataaccaCCATCACCTATAAATAGAGGACCCAAGTCCCCTCAGGTATTCATTCGTCCCTCATACCTTACACCTCTTAGATatattctgacttgagcgtcggagtgtctttgcaggtacctcccCTCCTCTCCATCCGGACGATCCAGCGTCTAGCTCGACCCGCGGGTTCCCGATCCTCCTCCCAGATCGTATCAGAATCATCCCgtacattggcgccgtctgtggggacctGCGACGATCGAGCGAGATGGAGGGCATCTTGGACGAAAATCCATCGAGCCAAGACGACTCCGCACCACGTCATCCCACCCCAGAGCAACAGGAAGTCATAAACCAAGCCCGGATGGCCAGCACCATCCACCGAACAAACGAGCACATGGTCACAGATCCACAACATCCCGAGCAAGCAAGGGACAAAGCGACACAGATCATTCAAGATCTCTGCCTCCGAGTCCAGGAACTTGAAGGTAAACTCACCGACAAAGGAAAATACGCCAACCAACACGGAAGCCAGACGACGTCCAGGCCACGATCCTATCGTGGAAGGTCGCCAACACGGCAACACGAGAGAAAAGATGATCGTAGCACTTCACGTAACTACCGACACGAAAGGTCGCCAGAACGGCGACACAGTAAAAAACACCACCGCAGTGCATCCCACGACCTAAACCGTCAACACGATTCGGACGAAGACCCCAGACATCGGCACACAAAGCGCACAAGAAACGACCACGTCATAATGGGAGCCACGCCCTTCACAGAAAGAATCTTAAAAGCAAAGCTCCCCAGAGGCTTCGACAAACCCACCGACATGAAGTACGACGGAATTAAAGACCCTCAAGAACACCTAACGGCTTTCGAAGCCAGAATGAACTTGGAAGGAGCATCCGACGCAGTCCGATGCAGAGCCTTCCCGGTGACCCTTGCCGGACCAGCGATTAAATGGTTCAACGCCCTCTCGAACGGATCCATAACCAGCTTCCACGACATCACAAGAAAATTCATGGCCCAATTCACAACCCGAATCACCAAGGCCAAACACCCCATCAGCTTGCTAGGGGTCACACAAAAACAAGAAGAATCTACAAGAAAATACCTCGACCGCTTTAACGACGAATGCCTGACGGTCGACGGACTCACGGACTCCGTTGCCAGCCTCTGCCTAACTAACGGACTTATGAATGAGGACTTCCGCAAACATCTCACCACCAAACCAGTATGGACCATGCACGAAATCCAGAACGTCGCCAAAGATTACATCAACGACGAGGAGGTTAGCCAGGTCGTCGCTGCCAACAAGCGGCAGCACGGCAACCCGACTCCCCGTCATAACCCTCCACCCAAAGAAAACCAACGAGACCACCTCAAGCCGACCCACCGACCACCAAGAATAGGAAAATTCTCCAATTACACCCCCCTAACAGCACCGATTACTGAGATATACCACCAAATAGCAGATCGAGGCGTCATCCCCAAAGCCCGACCACTCAAGGAAAGAACAGGAGGAAACAAAGCCCTCTACTGCGACTACCACCGAGGTTACGGACACAAAACACAAGATTGCTTTGACCTTAAAGACGCTATCGAACAGGCCATACGAGACGGCAAACTCCCGGAGTTCGCCAAATTCATCAGAGAGCCAAGGCGTGCCAACATCGACAAGTCACCAGAAAGAGAAGGGCGCAACCCAAGAACCCAAAAGCCGCCCCTCAGGGAAAACCCCGAAGAGGATCCGACCATCATAGTGAACGTCATCACGGGCAAGGACGTACCAAACAAGTCAAAGCTAACAATGAAAAAGGACCTCAAAATAATGGCCGTCAGGCACCGCGACCCAGTCACCATAGCCGACGGCACGATAACTTTCTTACCGGAAGACTGCCAACACGGCACGTCGGCCGAAGACGCTCCCTTCGTCATATCAGCCCGAATCGGAATAGGGCTAGTAAGAAGAATATTGGTAGATACGGGCGCCGACTCTAACATCCTTTTCCGAGGAGCTTTCGACAAACTCGGGCTCCACAACGACAACCTCCAAACACACCGTCACGGCGTCACGGGCCTCGGAGACAACTTCCTCAAACCAGACGGGTCGGTTACCCTTCCCATCACCATAGGAACAAGCAATCAGAGAAAGACGATCTTGTCCGAATTCGTAGTCCTAAAGGACTCCACATCCTATAACGTCATTCTTGGGAGGAAAACAATCAACGACTTCTCCGCAGTCATCTTTACCAAATACCTCCTCATGAAGTTCAGGGCCGACGACGGCACCATCGGAACCATTCACGGAGACCGGGAAGTCGCGGCCGAATGCGACAACAATAGCTTAGCCCTAAGAAAGAAATCCCGGGACGCAGCCGGAATATTCCTTGCCGACCTAGACGCACGACTAGACGGCCAACCTAGACCGGAACCAGAAGGAGACATGGAAAAACTACAGATAGGGCCAACCAAAGAAGAATACACTTTCATCAACAGAAACCTCCCATACGACCTCAAAGAAGAACTCTCCCAACTTCTGAAACAAAACAGAGACTTATTCGTATTTACaccagccgacatgccgggaATAAGCCCCGACCTTATGTCTCACCATCTGGCGGTGGACCCCCTAGCCAAACCAGTGGCACAAAGAAGACGAAAAATATCACCAGACCGAGCAACCGAAGTCCGAAAACAGGTGAAAGCCCTACTCGAAGCCAACTTCATCCGAGAACTCCCTTATAcgacatggctagccaacgtcgtactagttagaaaatctaacgggaagtggcgaatgtgcgtcgactacactgatctcaacaaagcatgcccaaAGGACGCCTTCCccctaccaaacatcgacgggCTAGTAGATGCGGCATCCGGTCACCGATACCTcagcttcatggacgcatattccGGCTACAACCAGATCCCGATGCACCAACCAGACGAAGAAAAAACAGCATTTATCACCCCAGACGGAACGTACTGCTATAGAGTAATGCCCTTTGGCTTAAAAAATGCTGGAGCCACCTACCAGCGACTCGTTAACAAGATATTTCGCAACCTATCCGGAGACAAAATAGAAGTTTACATTGATGACATGCTCGCCAAGACGGAATCCGGGGAACAACTAACCGACGACCTCAAGGTAATAATGGACACCCTGCGAAAACACCAAATGAGACTCAACCCAACAAAATGTGCCTTCGGAATGGAAGCAGGAAAATTCCTCGGTTTCATGATCACACAACGCGGAGTTGAAGCAAACCCAGAAAAATGCCGCGCCGTCCTCGAAATGACAAGTCCCAAAAATCTCAAAGAAATCCAAAAACTCACCGGCCGACTAACCGCACTATCCCGGTTCCTCGGGGCATCGGCCCAAAAGGCAATTCCTTTTTTCAAACTTATGAAAAAAGGAACCCCCTTCAAATGGGAAGCAGAATGCGAAGAAGCCTTCCAACACTTCAAAAGGGTTCTAGCGGAACCTCCAATCCTCGCAAAACCCCAAACAGGAGAAACACTATACCTATACCTCTCCATAACGGAAGAAACAATCGCCGCAGCACTCGTCCGGGAAAACGAGAAAAAAGAGCAGAAACCCATATACTTCATAAGCAAGGTCCTTCAGGACACGGAAGCTCGTTATTCACGCCTGGAAAAATTAGCTTTCGCACTCCTTTCGGCGTCCCGACGGCTACGACAATACTTCCAAGCTCACCCCATAACGATCCGGACCGACCAAGCGGTCAAACAGGTATTACAAAAACCCGACCTAGCAGGAAGAATGCTAGCATGGTCCATCGAGTTATCCCAATTCCAGGTCAGGTTCGAACCCCGGAACGCCATCAAAGCACAGGCCTTAACCGATTTCATCGCCGAGATGACACCGACCAAACCCACACCCGAACCATGGAAACTACACGTCGACGGCTCATCAAACTCCACTCACGGAGGTGCCGGAATTATACTCGAAAACCAAAACGGGATCATAATCGAACAATCAATACGATACGACTTTCCAGTATCAAataaccaagcagaatacgaagccctctTAGCAGGCCTAACCCTAGCCCGAGAAGTCGACGCAAAGGTACTCGAAGTAAATACCGACTCCCAGGTTGTCTGCTCCCAAATAAACGGAAGCTACCAAACCCGGGATCCCCTACTCCAACTATACCTCAACAAGGTAAAAGAATTGAAGGAAGGATTCGAAAACTTCACCATACAACACGTCCCCAGAGAACGAAACGCCAGGGCGGACCTACTTTCCAAGCTAGCAAGTACAAAATCGGGACACGGCAACAGATCGCTAATCCAAGAGGTCGTTAGGTCGCCTTCCGTATCGGCAACGATTAGCGCACATCTAACATCCTCAAATCGGGAGTCCTGGACATACCCAATCCTTCAATACCTCCTTAACGGAACCCTACCACCAGACCCAAAAGAGGAAAGGCGAATAAAAAGGGAAGCCGCCAACTACACCATCATAGCAGGACAACTATACAAACGTGGATTCTCACAGCCCCTACTCAAATGTGTTGAACCCGAGAACACGGAATACATACTCCGCGAGGTCCACGAAGGCTGCTGCGGTCACCACATCGGAGGAAAAACGCTAGCTCAAAAAATCATCAGGGCTGGCTATTTCTGGCCCACAATCATTCGAGATTCCATACAATTAACAAAAAGCTGCGACAAATGCCAAAGGCACGCCAATATGCACCAAGCCGCCCCGCATCAACTCAGCATTATATCGGCAGAACGGCCATTCGGCAGTTGGGGAATCGACCTAGTCGGGCCCTTCCCCACAGCACCCGGCCAACTCAGATACCTCATCGTCGCCATAgactactacaccaaatggattGAAGCCGAGCCCCTGGCCTCCATAACAGCGACCCAATGTCGAAAGTTCGTGTGGCGGCAGATCATTACCCGATTTGGAATCCCCGAGGTCATCATCTCGGACAACGGAACCCAGTTCACCGACAAAAAATTCAGAGAACTCCTAGAAGGATTACACATATCCCATCGCTTCAGCTCGGTAGAACATCCCCAAACGAACGGACAGGTAGAATCCGCCAACAAAATAATCGTTAAGGGACTCAAGAAACGACTCGACGAAGCCAAGGGACTGTGGGCAGAAGAGTTAGGGTCAGTACTATGGTCGTACCGAACAAC
Above is a genomic segment from Arachis stenosperma cultivar V10309 chromosome 1, arast.V10309.gnm1.PFL2, whole genome shotgun sequence containing:
- the LOC130982410 gene encoding uncharacterized protein LOC130982410, with product MVSKKQLKGVLPMQTSSHCSDTIGDNIDTNRQQNGTSPPLHPDDPASSSTRGFPILLPDRIRIIPYIGAVCGDLRRSSEMEGILDENPSSQDDSAPRHPTPEQQEVINQARMASTIHRTNEHMVTDPQHPEQARDKATQIIQDLCLRVQELEGKLTDKGKYANQHGSQTTSRPRSYRGRSPTRQHERKDDRSTSRNYRHERSPERRHSKKHHRSASHDLNRQHDSDEDPRHRHTKRTRNDHVIMGATPFTERILKAKLPRGFDKPTDMKYDGIKDPQEHLTAFEARMNLEGASDAVRCRAFPVTLAGPAIKWFNALSNGSITSFHDITRKFMAQFTTRITKAKHPISLLGVTQKQEESTRKYLDRFNDECLTVDGLTDSVASLCLTNGLMNEDFRKHLTTKPVWTMHEIQNVAKDYINDEEVSQVVAANKRQHGNPTPRHNPPPKENQRDHLKPTHRPPRIGKFSNYTPLTAPITEIYHQIADRGVIPKARPLKERTGGNKALYCDYHRGYGHKTQDCFDLKDAIEQAIRDGKLPEFAKFIREPRRANIDKSPEREGRNPRTQKPPLRENPEEDPTIIVNVITGKDVPNKSKLTMKKDLKIMAVRHRDPVTIADGTITFLPEDCQHGTSAEDAPFVISARIGIGLVRRILVDTGADSNILFRGAFDKLGLHNDNLQTHRHGVTGLGDNFLKPDGSVTLPITIGTSNQRKTILSEFVVLKDSTSYNVILGRKTINDFSAVIFTKYLLMKFRADDGTIGTIHGDREVAAECDNNSLALRKKSRDAAGIFLADLDARLDGQPRPEPEGDMEKLQIGPTKEEYTFINRNLPYDLKEELSQLLKQNRDLFVFTPADMPGISPDLMSHHLAVDPLAKPVAQRRRKISPDRATEVRKQDAFPLPNIDGLVDAASGHRYLSFMDAYSGYNQIPMHQPDEEKTAFITPDGTYCYRVMPFGLKNAGATYQRLVNKIFRNLSGDKIEVYIDDMLAKTESGEQLTDDLKVIMDTLRKHQMRLNPTKCAFGMEAGKFLGFMITQRGVEANPEKCRAVLEMTSPKNLKEIQKLTGRLTALSRFLGASAQKAIPFFKLMKKGTPFKWEAECEEAFQHFKRVLAEPPILAKPQTGETLYLYLSITEETIAAALVRENEKKEQKPIYFISKVLQDTEARYSRLEKLAFALLSASRRLRQYFQAHPITIRTDQAVKQVLQKPDLAGRMLAWSIELSQFQVRFEPRNAIKAQALTDFIAEMTPTKPTPEPWKLHVDGSSNSTHGGAGIILENQNGIIIEQSIRYDFPVSNNQAEYEALLAGLTLAREVDAKVLEVNTDSQVVCSQINGSYQTRDPLLQLYLNKVKELKEGFENFTIQHVPRERNARADLLSKLASTKSGHGNRSLIQEVVRSPSVSATISAHLTSSNRESWTYPILQYLLNGTLPPDPKEERRIKREAANYTIIAGQLYKRGFSQPLLKCVEPENTEYILREVHEGCCGHHIGGKTLAQKIIRAGYFWPTIIRDSIQLTKSCDKCQRHANMHQAAPHQLSIISAERPFGSWGIDLVGPFPTAPGQLRYLIVAIDYYTKWIEAEPLASITATQCRKFVWRQIITRFGIPEVIISDNGTQFTDKKFRELLEGLHISHRFSSVEHPQTNGQVESANKIIVKGLKKRLDEAKGLWAEELGSVLWSYRTTPQTSMGETPFRLTYGVEAVIPVEIGDPSPRKTVGGNDEEAERDLVDEERSIAHVKELAFKQRISVRYNHGVIRREFAEDDLVLRRNDIGLPTPGEGKLAPNWEGPYRIKAVIGKGAYKLERLDGSEIPRTWNAANLRRYYT